Proteins encoded in a region of the Psychromicrobium lacuslunae genome:
- the mnmA gene encoding tRNA 2-thiouridine(34) synthase MnmA, with protein MKVLAAMSGGVDSAVAAARAVDAGHEVVGVHLALSRMPGTLRTGSRGCCTIEDSNDAWRAADKLGIPYYVWDFSERFKEDVVDDFIAEYAAGRTPNPCMRCNERIKFAALLEKAIALGFDAVCTGHYARVIQDEAGNYELHRANDWAKDQSYVLGVLTHQQLKHSMFPLADVASKAEVRAEAERRGLSVAKKPDSHDICFISDGDTRGWLAEKIEMSPGAVIDETGAKVGSHDGANAFTVGQRRGLKLGTPAADGKPRFVLEIRPKENTVVVGPERMLAIDEIRGIRISWAGEPIAEVATGSEFDCMAQVRAHGEPVPARAHVQPDQTLVVVLNDPMRGVAPGQTVVLYQGSRVLGQATIDAARSLERAATGQ; from the coding sequence ATGAAAGTTTTAGCTGCTATGAGCGGCGGCGTGGATTCCGCCGTAGCCGCTGCCCGCGCAGTCGACGCCGGGCACGAGGTTGTCGGGGTGCACTTGGCCCTCTCCAGGATGCCAGGCACCTTGCGCACCGGAAGCCGCGGCTGCTGCACTATTGAAGACTCCAATGACGCTTGGCGCGCCGCCGATAAACTAGGCATTCCTTACTACGTCTGGGATTTCTCCGAGCGTTTCAAGGAAGACGTGGTGGATGATTTCATCGCCGAGTATGCGGCTGGCCGGACGCCGAATCCATGCATGCGATGCAATGAGCGGATCAAGTTTGCGGCGCTTTTAGAGAAGGCGATTGCGCTCGGTTTTGACGCGGTCTGCACCGGTCACTATGCCCGGGTCATTCAGGACGAAGCAGGGAATTACGAGCTGCATCGCGCTAATGACTGGGCGAAAGATCAGTCCTATGTGCTCGGCGTGCTGACTCATCAGCAGCTCAAGCACTCGATGTTCCCACTTGCCGACGTAGCCAGCAAGGCAGAGGTGCGAGCCGAGGCGGAACGACGCGGCCTCTCGGTAGCGAAGAAGCCAGACAGCCACGATATTTGCTTTATCTCCGATGGTGATACCCGTGGCTGGCTGGCTGAGAAGATCGAGATGAGTCCCGGTGCGGTGATCGACGAAACCGGAGCGAAGGTCGGCTCACATGATGGGGCTAACGCTTTCACGGTCGGGCAGCGTCGCGGATTGAAATTGGGCACTCCGGCTGCCGATGGTAAGCCGCGCTTCGTGCTGGAAATCCGTCCCAAGGAAAACACCGTAGTGGTCGGTCCGGAGCGGATGCTGGCTATTGACGAGATTCGTGGCATCCGGATTTCCTGGGCTGGAGAGCCCATTGCTGAGGTGGCCACGGGCAGCGAATTCGACTGCATGGCCCAGGTCCGGGCGCACGGTGAGCCGGTGCCCGCACGAGCCCATGTGCAGCCAGACCAGACGCTTGTGGTGGTGTTGAACGATCCGATGCGTGGAGTTGCGCCGGGCCAGACAGTGGTGCTCTATCAGGGCAGCCGAGTGCTCGGCCAGGCGACCATCGATGCTGCCCGATCGCTAGAACGTGCTGCCACGGGCCAGTAA
- a CDS encoding MBL fold metallo-hydrolase, translated as MNTSVVLCETCGVEHSSETLKAGDCKICQDDRQYLPRSGQSWVTLADLVSREQQMEFAEVHPRIWEIQPTPRMGIGQHSILLRTSAGNLLWDPPAFIDAASIARVEELGGIAAIASSHPHMFGVQLEWSAAFSNAPVYVAEADRQWLRREGAAIRYWSESEQVLPEVKLVQTGGHFPGSAVAHFSAGEGVLLSGDTIFPTPSGWVTFMRSYPNYIPLSPNLVRHITQRISTLDFNRLHGNFGNVIPEQAKEVVNASAERYIAWASGQNDHLG; from the coding sequence GTGAATACTTCAGTAGTGCTTTGTGAAACCTGCGGCGTTGAACACTCAAGCGAGACACTCAAGGCTGGCGATTGCAAAATTTGTCAGGACGATCGGCAGTACCTGCCGCGCTCTGGGCAATCGTGGGTCACCCTCGCCGATTTAGTCAGTCGTGAGCAGCAGATGGAATTCGCTGAAGTCCATCCACGAATCTGGGAGATCCAACCCACGCCTCGAATGGGGATTGGGCAGCATTCGATCCTGCTGCGCACCTCGGCTGGAAACTTACTCTGGGATCCGCCGGCTTTTATTGATGCCGCTTCAATAGCCCGAGTCGAGGAACTGGGCGGGATTGCTGCCATCGCTTCCAGCCACCCGCACATGTTCGGCGTGCAACTTGAATGGTCAGCGGCTTTTTCGAATGCTCCGGTCTATGTCGCCGAAGCGGATCGGCAGTGGCTAAGGCGCGAGGGGGCGGCGATTCGCTACTGGTCGGAAAGTGAGCAAGTCCTACCCGAGGTGAAGTTGGTTCAGACCGGCGGTCATTTCCCGGGCAGCGCGGTGGCACACTTCTCGGCCGGGGAAGGCGTTCTGCTGAGCGGAGACACTATCTTTCCGACGCCCTCGGGGTGGGTGACCTTTATGCGGAGCTACCCTAATTACATCCCGCTCTCACCGAACCTGGTGCGTCACATCACTCAACGCATCTCGACCCTGGACTTCAATCGGCTGCACGGCAACTTCGGTAATGTCATTCCGGAGCAAGCCAAAGAAGTAGTGAACGCTTCAGCAGAGCGCTATATCGCCTGGGCCTCGGGCCAAAACGATCACCTCGGTTAG
- a CDS encoding ABC transporter permease, producing the protein MTALVDTPAEIEPPALKRSKKSGGGLGRYILVRFLLIIPTIFILVTLVFFLMRVTGDPITAALGGKLPPDQLAAKIHDAGYDRPIFVQYFEYLGQIFTGNFGSTLDNQPITQVLLTYGSATLELAFFALIVALLIGIPLGMVAAKFRDKWPDAVLRVFAILGYATPVFFAGLLLKLVFAVWLGWFPVAGRANTDNALALQQLGSPTGIYFLDALRSGNMAALGDVLQHAALPAIALGLLTGGVFLRLVRTNVIGTLGRDYVEAGRSRGVSEFRLVTKHAYKPALIPIITVMGLQIAMLLGGAVLTETTFEWKGLGFQLAQYLGSRDFVAVQGIVALLAVLVAVTNFIVDVIAALIDPRVRY; encoded by the coding sequence ATGACAGCTTTAGTAGACACCCCCGCGGAGATCGAGCCCCCGGCTCTCAAGCGGTCAAAAAAATCGGGAGGCGGGCTCGGAAGATACATTCTGGTCCGGTTCCTGCTCATTATTCCGACTATTTTCATCCTGGTCACCCTGGTTTTCTTCCTGATGCGGGTCACTGGCGATCCGATCACCGCGGCACTAGGTGGCAAATTGCCGCCGGATCAGCTGGCCGCCAAAATCCACGACGCTGGCTATGACAGGCCGATTTTCGTTCAGTACTTCGAATATCTCGGCCAGATCTTCACCGGCAACTTCGGCAGCACACTCGATAATCAGCCCATTACCCAGGTGTTGCTGACCTACGGCTCAGCAACCCTGGAACTGGCCTTCTTCGCCCTCATCGTGGCGCTGCTGATTGGCATTCCGCTCGGCATGGTGGCGGCTAAATTCCGGGACAAGTGGCCGGATGCGGTGCTCCGGGTCTTTGCCATCCTGGGTTACGCCACTCCGGTGTTCTTCGCCGGTCTGTTGCTGAAATTGGTGTTCGCGGTCTGGCTCGGTTGGTTCCCGGTAGCCGGGCGCGCCAATACCGATAATGCACTGGCTTTGCAGCAACTCGGTTCACCCACCGGGATTTACTTCCTCGACGCCCTGCGTAGTGGAAATATGGCTGCCTTAGGCGATGTGCTGCAGCACGCCGCGTTACCTGCCATTGCCCTCGGCCTGCTCACTGGCGGGGTTTTCTTGCGCCTGGTACGCACCAATGTGATCGGCACGCTGGGGCGAGACTATGTCGAGGCCGGCCGTTCCCGTGGTGTCAGCGAGTTCAGGCTGGTCACGAAACATGCTTATAAGCCGGCTTTGATTCCGATCATCACCGTGATGGGCCTGCAAATCGCTATGTTGCTCGGTGGCGCTGTGCTGACCGAAACCACCTTTGAGTGGAAAGGCTTGGGCTTCCAGCTAGCTCAATACCTTGGTAGCCGGGACTTCGTCGCGGTACAAGGCATTGTGGCGCTGTTGGCGGTACTGGTCGCGGTGACTAACTTCATCGTCGACGTGATCGCGGCGCTCATCGACCCGAGAGTGAGGTACTGA
- a CDS encoding ABC transporter permease, translating into MTTVQTPVTGAAQRGGFLGRLPIISHLRISVGLQRGMLIVGTVLTGLFVLTAIFAPLVAPYRYDQISNAQGDFPTQAAPSAQHLWGTTVGGYDVFSRTLWGAQTAVSVIVIAVLLSIFIGVILGLLSGYIGGWLDRVLVVIADAIFAFPSLLLAIVMSIIISGGRSDLWGGIFAAAISITVVFVPQYFRVIRAETVRLKAEPFVESAKVVGASTWRIVGRHIFKNATRTLPLIFTLNSSEAILTLAGLGFLGFGIEPTAAAEWGFDLNKALADATSGIWWTGVFPGAAIVLTVLGLTLVGESMNDLNDPRLRGRRRPGKKQSAAPAAAAELSDNSASQGGQA; encoded by the coding sequence ATGACCACAGTACAGACCCCGGTTACCGGAGCCGCGCAACGCGGTGGCTTCCTCGGCAGACTGCCGATCATTTCGCACCTCAGAATCAGCGTCGGGCTGCAGCGCGGCATGCTCATTGTGGGCACCGTGCTGACCGGTCTTTTCGTACTGACCGCGATTTTCGCGCCCTTGGTGGCACCCTATCGCTACGATCAAATTAGCAATGCACAGGGCGATTTCCCCACCCAGGCGGCGCCCTCGGCACAGCATCTTTGGGGTACCACGGTGGGCGGCTATGACGTCTTCTCCCGCACGCTCTGGGGAGCGCAGACTGCGGTATCGGTGATCGTGATCGCGGTGCTGCTTTCGATCTTCATTGGCGTCATACTCGGTCTGCTCTCCGGCTATATCGGCGGTTGGCTGGACCGGGTGCTGGTGGTGATTGCGGACGCTATTTTCGCCTTCCCGTCCTTGTTGCTGGCTATCGTGATGTCAATCATCATTAGCGGTGGACGCTCGGACCTTTGGGGTGGTATCTTCGCGGCGGCAATCTCCATCACGGTGGTTTTTGTGCCGCAGTATTTCAGGGTGATTCGTGCCGAAACTGTCCGGCTCAAGGCCGAGCCGTTTGTCGAGTCAGCCAAGGTGGTCGGCGCTTCAACCTGGCGAATCGTGGGCAGGCATATCTTTAAGAACGCCACCCGGACCCTACCGCTGATCTTCACGCTGAATTCCTCCGAGGCCATTCTGACCCTGGCGGGCCTAGGCTTCCTCGGCTTTGGCATTGAACCGACTGCGGCGGCCGAATGGGGCTTCGATCTGAATAAGGCGTTGGCGGATGCCACCAGTGGCATCTGGTGGACCGGGGTGTTCCCGGGAGCTGCCATTGTGCTGACCGTGCTCGGGCTGACTCTGGTGGGCGAGAGCATGAACGACCTCAATGATCCGCGCTTGCGGGGCCGTCGTCGTCCCGGTAAGAAACAATCGGCAGCACCCGCCGCAGCGGCTGAGCTAAGTGACAATTCGGCGTCGCAGGGAGGCCAAGCATGA
- a CDS encoding MFS transporter: MFQQLRPHRWFMLGLAVFAQLSSSIVVNGMAFLIPQLRQQWNLDLVQSGVLVAMPLAGTMLTLVAWGAVLDRIGERLSLAVALAASTVCLIAAAFSESPVLLGGFLFLAGAATGCTNSAGGRVVVGWFPAQQRGLAMGIRQMAQPLGVALASLLLPAVADGFRIQGALGAVAIIAAAATVSCWLGVQNPARRARRAEPSSENPYLGSNFLVRIHLVSAILVIPQFTIWTFSLLWLMNDRQLPAALAGGVIALAQFAGALGRIAVGIWSDRLGSRVLPLRLVSLAAAAALLLLALTDWLNSPWSIALLVVASVITVADNGLAFTSVAEISGPYWSGRALGIQNTGQYLVSAVVPPAIGGLIGLLSFPATFAIVALAPLAATPLVPSRVVEQKASQAAA, from the coding sequence TTGTTCCAGCAACTCAGACCACATCGATGGTTCATGCTGGGGCTGGCCGTGTTTGCACAGCTGAGCAGTTCAATTGTGGTGAACGGGATGGCTTTTCTGATTCCTCAATTGCGTCAACAGTGGAATCTTGATCTGGTGCAGTCAGGTGTTTTGGTCGCAATGCCACTGGCTGGCACCATGTTGACCTTGGTGGCCTGGGGTGCTGTCCTCGACCGAATCGGCGAGCGACTTTCGCTCGCCGTCGCTCTTGCCGCGAGCACAGTTTGCCTGATCGCGGCTGCATTCAGCGAATCTCCCGTGCTGTTGGGCGGATTCTTGTTTTTAGCCGGCGCAGCGACCGGCTGCACGAATTCGGCGGGTGGCCGAGTGGTTGTCGGCTGGTTTCCCGCACAGCAACGCGGCCTGGCGATGGGGATCCGTCAGATGGCGCAGCCCTTGGGCGTGGCGCTGGCTTCACTGCTGCTGCCTGCCGTCGCCGACGGGTTTCGTATCCAGGGCGCCCTGGGCGCCGTCGCAATCATCGCCGCAGCCGCGACGGTGTCATGCTGGCTGGGCGTGCAGAACCCGGCCCGGCGTGCCCGGCGGGCTGAGCCAAGCAGTGAAAACCCCTATCTTGGTAGCAACTTCTTGGTGCGCATCCATCTGGTCTCTGCGATCCTGGTCATCCCACAGTTCACCATCTGGACCTTTTCGCTACTCTGGCTGATGAACGACAGACAGCTCCCCGCCGCCTTAGCCGGCGGCGTTATCGCCTTAGCGCAATTTGCCGGAGCGCTGGGGAGGATAGCGGTCGGCATCTGGTCGGATCGACTGGGCTCCAGAGTGTTGCCGCTACGTCTCGTCTCCTTGGCCGCGGCTGCTGCCCTACTGCTGCTCGCACTCACCGACTGGCTCAATTCGCCCTGGTCGATAGCACTGCTGGTGGTAGCTTCGGTGATTACCGTGGCCGATAACGGTTTGGCCTTCACTTCGGTGGCAGAAATCTCCGGGCCGTATTGGTCCGGACGGGCTCTCGGCATTCAGAACACCGGCCAATACTTGGTTTCCGCAGTGGTACCGCCGGCGATCGGGGGCCTGATTGGTCTTCTCAGCTTCCCGGCGACCTTTGCCATAGTTGCACTCGCCCCCTTAGCGGCCACCCCGCTGGTGCCGTCGCGAGTGGTTGAGCAAAAGGCCAGCCAGGCCGCTGCGTAG
- a CDS encoding cysteine desulfurase family protein, with the protein MPVYFDHAATTPLCEPALAALTEQLSRSGNPSSLHGSGRRARAVVEESRESLALAAGAHRSEVIFVSGGTEADNLAVKGLYWSRRDADPRRNRILVSAVEHPAVQDTVEWLEKHEGAKVSWLPVDESGLLRLDAYRAALDEDPEAVALVSVMWANNEVGAIQPIAEVVALAASYGIPVHSDAVQAFGTIPLNFADSGLAAMSISGHKIGAPVGVGALLLGRSIKLTPVQHGGGQERDVRSGTLDTASIAAFAAAAQHAVSGLVEEGLRLSQLRDETIKRVQELIPEAVLRGPAPETGKRLPGNVHFTFPGCEGDSLLFLLDMAGIESSTGSACTAGVPRPSQVLLAMGLSEDEARGAQRFSLGHTTGPADVEALIAALPGAHAQAKQAGMAGHESSIQTATTVAKAKAFAAVGTTEENA; encoded by the coding sequence GTGCCCGTGTACTTTGATCATGCGGCAACCACGCCGCTCTGCGAGCCCGCGTTAGCCGCACTCACCGAACAACTTAGCCGTAGCGGCAATCCTTCCTCGCTGCACGGCTCGGGTCGTCGCGCCCGCGCAGTGGTCGAGGAGTCCCGTGAATCGCTGGCGCTCGCCGCAGGTGCGCACCGCTCCGAAGTGATCTTCGTCTCCGGCGGTACCGAGGCCGATAACCTCGCGGTTAAGGGGCTCTATTGGTCGCGGCGTGATGCTGATCCGCGACGCAACAGAATTCTGGTCTCTGCGGTTGAGCACCCAGCTGTGCAGGATACCGTTGAATGGCTGGAAAAACACGAAGGCGCCAAGGTCAGCTGGCTACCCGTCGACGAGTCCGGTTTGCTACGGCTGGACGCCTACCGAGCTGCCCTTGACGAAGACCCAGAAGCGGTGGCGCTGGTCAGCGTGATGTGGGCGAATAACGAGGTCGGCGCCATCCAGCCGATTGCTGAGGTGGTCGCGCTCGCCGCAAGCTACGGTATTCCGGTGCACTCCGATGCGGTCCAGGCCTTTGGCACCATTCCGCTGAATTTTGCGGATTCGGGACTGGCAGCAATGTCCATTAGCGGGCACAAGATCGGTGCACCGGTTGGGGTTGGCGCGCTATTGCTTGGCCGCTCGATCAAACTCACCCCGGTGCAGCATGGCGGCGGACAGGAACGCGATGTGCGTTCCGGTACTCTCGATACCGCTTCGATTGCGGCCTTCGCGGCCGCTGCCCAGCATGCGGTGAGCGGCCTGGTGGAGGAGGGTTTGCGGCTTTCGCAGCTCCGCGACGAGACGATCAAGCGGGTGCAGGAACTGATCCCCGAAGCTGTACTACGGGGGCCGGCGCCTGAAACCGGGAAGCGACTGCCCGGCAATGTGCATTTCACTTTCCCCGGCTGCGAAGGGGATTCGCTGCTGTTCTTACTCGACATGGCTGGCATCGAAAGCTCAACCGGTTCGGCCTGCACCGCCGGAGTGCCCAGGCCTTCGCAAGTTTTGCTCGCGATGGGCCTGAGCGAAGACGAGGCCCGGGGGGCGCAACGATTCAGCCTGGGGCATACAACCGGGCCTGCCGACGTTGAAGCACTTATTGCCGCTTTGCCAGGTGCTCACGCCCAGGCCAAGCAAGCCGGGATGGCTGGACATGAATCCAGCATCCAGACCGCAACCACCGTAGCGAAAGCCAAGGCCTTCGCAGCGGTCGGTACAACAGAGGAAAATGCATGA
- a CDS encoding type 1 glutamine amidotransferase, with the protein MKSVLILQHVPVEGPGLIAKALDERHIPWQLRNLLEEADPQLPDLQRLAGVVLMGGPMDAGDTTSYPALALEALLVREAIAAELPVLGVCLGHQIIALALGAQIDYAATREIGLGALNAGAELALLDGLEVLHWHTDNVGLPAGATPLASTSECAYQALRYRSALGLQFHLELDQELLQQWLAAGMDQDLEPGQAAALLAEFVRTAAPREAAAAQVFGDFATAVQLVMDN; encoded by the coding sequence GTGAAGTCTGTCTTGATTCTGCAGCACGTCCCGGTCGAAGGTCCTGGTCTGATCGCTAAGGCGCTCGATGAGCGCCACATTCCCTGGCAACTGCGAAACCTACTCGAGGAAGCTGACCCGCAGCTGCCGGATCTGCAGAGACTGGCCGGGGTAGTGCTGATGGGTGGCCCGATGGACGCTGGCGATACCACTAGCTATCCAGCGCTGGCCCTCGAAGCGCTACTGGTTCGGGAAGCAATTGCCGCCGAGCTTCCAGTGCTCGGTGTCTGCTTGGGACATCAAATCATTGCGCTGGCCTTGGGCGCCCAGATCGACTACGCCGCCACTCGTGAAATCGGCCTCGGTGCGCTAAACGCCGGAGCCGAATTGGCGCTGCTTGACGGCCTTGAAGTGCTGCACTGGCACACCGATAACGTGGGATTACCAGCGGGCGCCACGCCGCTGGCGAGCACCTCGGAGTGCGCTTATCAGGCTCTCCGTTATCGTAGTGCGCTGGGCTTGCAATTCCATCTGGAACTCGACCAAGAGTTGCTTCAGCAGTGGCTGGCCGCCGGAATGGATCAGGATCTCGAACCGGGGCAGGCCGCGGCACTGCTCGCCGAATTCGTCAGAACCGCGGCTCCGAGAGAAGCCGCTGCGGCCCAGGTTTTCGGTGATTTTGCCACCGCGGTGCAGCTTGTGATGGATAACTAA
- a CDS encoding ABC transporter substrate-binding protein — protein sequence MSKNTTKLRYLAAFAGVSALALTACTGPAGNTSNTSGGASGGSFTIGTTDKVVALDPAGSYDNGSLFMETQVYPFLVNIKPQGNEIEPDLAESASFTKPTEYTVKLRPNLKFVNGHTLDSKDVKFSFDRILKINDENGPASLLTNLASIATPDANTVVFTLKQPNDQTFPGVLTSSAGPIVDDEVFPADKLMTDEDIAKAHPFAGAYDVTSYTKNQLVSLKANPGYVGLVEKAKTDVVNVQYYANSNNLKLDMQTNKIDVAWRSLSATDIGDLKTKDNVKVHTGPGGELRYIVFNFNTMPFGSKTAEADPKKALAVRQAMADLVDRQAISDSVYKGTYTPVYSPVASGLPGATEPLKSLYGDGNGAPSLDKAKQRFADAGITGPVTVNLQYNPDHYGPGSGDEYAKVKDQLEKSGLFKVNLQSTEWTQYSKDRNKDLYPVYQLGWFPDYSDADNYLTPFFVKDNFLHNHYDNAEVQKLIAEQQGTNDKAKRADLIGQIQEMEAKDLSTLPLLQGNQIAISGNNVDGVDTTLDAAFKFRLAVVSKK from the coding sequence ATGTCTAAGAACACAACTAAGCTGCGTTACCTCGCAGCTTTTGCGGGAGTCTCCGCCCTGGCACTCACCGCCTGCACCGGCCCTGCCGGGAACACCAGCAACACCTCGGGCGGCGCTTCCGGCGGCAGCTTCACCATCGGCACCACCGATAAAGTGGTGGCGCTCGACCCAGCGGGTTCCTATGACAATGGTTCATTGTTCATGGAAACCCAGGTCTACCCCTTCCTGGTGAACATCAAGCCGCAGGGCAATGAGATCGAACCCGATCTTGCCGAGTCGGCCTCGTTCACCAAACCCACCGAATACACGGTCAAGCTGCGACCGAATCTGAAGTTCGTCAACGGTCACACCCTTGATTCCAAAGATGTGAAGTTCAGCTTTGATCGGATTCTGAAGATCAATGACGAGAACGGACCGGCCTCACTGTTGACCAACCTGGCCAGCATTGCCACCCCGGACGCCAATACCGTGGTCTTCACCCTTAAGCAGCCGAACGATCAGACCTTCCCCGGAGTTCTTACCTCCTCTGCCGGACCAATTGTGGACGATGAAGTCTTCCCGGCGGATAAGTTAATGACCGATGAGGACATCGCCAAGGCGCATCCCTTCGCCGGTGCCTACGATGTGACCAGCTATACCAAGAACCAGTTGGTCAGCCTGAAGGCGAACCCGGGATATGTCGGGCTGGTCGAGAAGGCCAAGACCGATGTGGTCAACGTTCAGTACTACGCAAACTCCAATAACCTCAAACTGGATATGCAGACCAATAAGATCGACGTCGCTTGGCGTAGTCTGAGCGCGACCGACATTGGCGACCTGAAGACCAAAGACAATGTTAAAGTTCACACCGGTCCGGGTGGCGAACTGCGCTACATCGTCTTTAACTTCAACACCATGCCGTTTGGTTCGAAGACGGCGGAAGCCGACCCGAAGAAAGCGCTCGCGGTACGCCAGGCAATGGCTGACCTGGTGGATCGCCAGGCGATTTCGGATAGCGTCTACAAAGGCACCTACACCCCGGTCTACTCGCCGGTTGCTTCGGGCTTGCCCGGTGCCACCGAGCCGCTCAAGTCGCTCTACGGTGACGGCAACGGTGCGCCGAGCCTGGACAAGGCTAAGCAGCGCTTTGCCGACGCTGGGATCACCGGCCCGGTTACCGTCAACCTGCAATACAATCCGGATCACTACGGCCCCGGTTCGGGCGATGAATACGCCAAGGTCAAGGACCAGCTGGAGAAGTCCGGCTTGTTCAAGGTGAACCTGCAGTCCACCGAATGGACTCAGTATTCCAAGGACCGTAATAAGGACCTGTACCCGGTCTACCAACTCGGCTGGTTCCCGGATTACTCGGACGCTGATAACTACCTGACCCCGTTCTTCGTCAAGGACAACTTCCTGCACAACCACTACGACAATGCAGAAGTGCAGAAGTTGATCGCCGAGCAGCAAGGCACCAACGACAAGGCCAAGCGTGCCGACTTAATTGGTCAGATCCAAGAGATGGAAGCTAAGGATCTTTCCACTCTGCCGCTCTTGCAGGGCAACCAGATCGCGATTTCCGGTAATAATGTCGACGGCGTCGACACCACCCTGGATGCTGCGTTCAAGTTCCGGCTGGCAGTAGTTTCCAAGAAGTAA
- a CDS encoding YbhB/YbcL family Raf kinase inhibitor-like protein, protein MLEHLLGRLLKNVHSSEAKSCWYAPELAAPQTLQLSSTAFDDEGDIPLLHSGKGRGDNLSPALAWSDPPEETKQFLFILEDVDVPMPRPILHTVALISASRLGLEQGELSRESADIRFLPAAFGSRGYRGPRPLPQHGPHRYRFQLFALDRELGTDTPKFAKLLGKLDGRVLARGLYTGVQEQR, encoded by the coding sequence GTGCTAGAGCACTTGCTGGGCAGGTTGTTGAAAAATGTTCATTCAAGCGAGGCTAAAAGCTGCTGGTATGCACCGGAACTTGCCGCCCCGCAAACCCTGCAGCTGAGTAGCACCGCGTTCGACGACGAAGGGGATATCCCGCTATTACATTCAGGCAAGGGCCGAGGAGATAATCTCTCCCCCGCCCTTGCCTGGTCCGATCCTCCGGAGGAAACGAAGCAGTTTCTTTTTATTTTGGAGGACGTTGATGTGCCAATGCCGCGACCAATCCTTCACACCGTGGCGCTCATCTCGGCAAGCCGGCTCGGGCTCGAACAAGGCGAACTTAGCCGCGAAAGCGCAGATATCCGCTTCCTGCCAGCCGCGTTCGGCAGCCGCGGCTATCGTGGGCCGCGTCCTTTACCCCAGCACGGCCCGCATCGTTATCGTTTCCAACTATTCGCTTTGGATCGAGAGCTTGGTACCGACACGCCAAAGTTCGCCAAACTACTGGGCAAGCTTGACGGTCGGGTGCTGGCCCGAGGTCTTTACACTGGTGTGCAAGAACAGCGCTAA